The Flavobacterium sp. 102 genomic interval ATTTCCATCTTTCACTCATCTTAGTCTAGCTTATCCGTTAATTTTTTGAATACTTTCTTAGCATCTTTGCCTTCATATAAAATTTCGTAAACTGCATCAATAATTGGCGTCTTTGCTTTGTATTGTTGATTTAATTTGTAGGCACTTTTTACAGCATAATAACCTTCTGCCACCATACTCATTTCCATTTGTGCGGCTTGAACCGTGTAACCCTTTCCAATCATATTCCCGAACATTCGGTTTCTTGAAAAAACAGAATAACCTGTAACCAATAAATCGCCTAAATAAGCCGAATTGTTGATGTTTCGTTTCATCTTGTGCACTTTGCGGATAAACTTTTTCATCTCGCGAATTGCATTGCTCATAATCACCGACTGGAAGTTATCGCCATAGCCTAAACCATGTGCAATTCCTGCTGCAATAGCATAAATATTTTTCAACATTGCGGCATATTCGGTTCCGATAATGTCATCAGAGATTTTGGTTTTGATAAAATGACAACTCAAATTATTAGCAACCACTTTGGCCTTTTTAGCATCGGCACAAGCGATTGTCAAGTAAGATAGTCTTTCTAAAGCTACTTCTTCTGCATGACACGGACCAGTGATAACGCCAATGTTCTCGTAAGGAATGTCAAAATGCTTATGAAAATGTTCGCCAACAATTAGGAAAGTTTCCGGCACAATTCCTTTTATAGCAGAGAAAATTACTTTGTCTTTCAAATCAACCGTTAATTTCTCGAGTTCTTTACTTAAAAAAGCTGATGGAATTGCAAAAATTAAATAATCGGCATAAGCTATCGCTTCATTGATATCATTGGTCAATTTTAGTTTTTTGATATCAAACTCAACTGAACTAAGGTAATTTGGGTTATGTCTTTCTGTTTTTAAATGGTCTATAGCCGATTGGCTTCTCATGTACCAAGCTATTTCGTCAAGGTTAACACAAAGCATTTTTGCAATAGCTGTCGCCCAACTTCCGCCACCGATTACTGCAAATTTTGGAGATTCATTCATGAATAGTAACTTTAATGATGTCCAAAAATACTCAATTTTAAATGATAAAAGAAGAACTTTATTAAAATAGAAATAAGACCAACCAACTAGCGTCTTTTGGATCTAAAACATTAAGTGTTACTATTATTCTTACTTGTTGGTGTTTTGTTGTCTTTAGTTATTTCCTTTAATGATAAAAACTATTTTCGATAGAAATTATTATGATCTACATACTCCCAAACATTATGAGGCAATAATGGGCGAATGTTTTTTTTGTTTTTGATATTTTCACGAATAAAAGTAGAGGATATTTCTACTACAGGCGCATCAATTTTGTGGATTTTCGGATGGTCTTTCAGTTCCAAGTTTTCGGCTTCTTCCGAAATTGCTCCGTCGATTCGGCCTTTGGTCTCGAGTCTCGGATAAATATAAATGTCATGATTTTGTAAAATGTACTCGTAGTTTTTCCACTTGTGAAACGATTTCAAATTGTCTTCTCCCATGATTAAAGAAAACTCATGTTGCGGATATTTTTCCATTAAATGCGCCAAAGTATTTACGGTGTAATTCGGTTGCGGCAATTTAAATTCAATATCGGAAGGCCTGATTTTCGGGTAATCTTCAGTAGCCAATCTAACCAAATGCAAACGATGGTAATCATCTAACAAAGTGTTCTTCTGCTTCAACGGATTGTGTGGCGTTACGACCATCCAAATTTGCTCTAAATCGGAATGTTCGGCCAAATGATTCGCAATAATCAAATGCCCAACATGAATAGGGTTAAAGGTGCCGAAATATAAACCAATCTTCATTTTTTAAAAGGGATAAGGGATAAGAGAAAAGGCATAAGATTTTTACTTATCCCTTTTCCCTAATCCCTTGTTACTTATTTTACAAATTCTTTCACTAATTCATACGCTTCCGCTTTCGCAACATCCAAATCATAATTCTTAATAATGGTGTCAAATTGTGGTGCTGTTGCCAGCTCTACGTGGGCTTTGGCGATGCGCATATTGATTTTTTCGTCGGTTTCGGTAGAACGCTCTTTTAAACGGCGTTTCAACTCGTCGACACTCGGTGGTTTTACAAAAACGGCTAAGGTTTCTTGAGGGAATTTGTGTTTGATTCGCAATCCGCCGGCTACGTCTATATCGAAAATCACGTTTTTGCCTTTGGCCCAAATCCTTTCTACTTCACTTTTTAAGGTTCCATAAAAATTATCTCGATACACTTCTTCCCATTCAATAAAATCTTCGGCTTTGATGTGCTTCTTGAATTCTTCAATTGAGATGAAATAATAATCTTTTCCATGTACTTCTTCTCCTCGCGGTTCACGCGTTGCGGCCGAAATAGAGAATTCTAAATTCAATTCGGGTTGTGCTAATAAATGTCTTACTATGGTAGTTTTCCCGGAACCGGATGGCGCTGAGAATACTAATAACTTTCCTTTGTTCATTTTTATGCTGAATTTCTTTACTTCGTCAGTCGCTTCGCTCGTGTCAGTATCTATTTTACAAAACATTCAAAACCTGCTCCTTAATCTTCTCTAACTCATCCTTCATCATTACGACCAATTTCTGCATTTCGGAATGATTGGATTTGGAACCCATGGTATTGATTTCTCTTCCCATTTCTTGGGTAATGAAACCTAATTTTCTTCCATTGGCTTCCGTTCCGGCAAGGGTTTCAATGAAATAGTTTAAATGGTTTTCCAAACGCACTTTCTCTTCGGTAATATCGTATTTTTCGAGGTAAAAAATCAATTCTTGTTCGAAACGATTTTCATCTACGTTTTCTTTTAATTCGTCCAAAGCGGTTCTCAATCTGGTCTTAACCGTTTCAACTCTTTCTGCGTCATAAGCCACCGCATTATTCATCAACGTCATAATATTGGCAATGCGATGTAAAAACTCTTTTTCCAAAGAAACGCCTTCGTCTTTTCTGAACTGCACAATATTTTCCAAAGCATCATCAATCACGGTTTGGATTTTCTTCCATTCGTTTTCGTCAATTTCATCACGCTCGGTTTTTAACGCATCGGGCATTCTTACCGCCATTTTCATCAATTCGGTTTCATCGGCATTCGGAATCACGGCTTTCATTTGGCTGATATAACCTTTTACAATAGGCACGTTGATTTTAGAGGAAGTTTC includes:
- a CDS encoding NAD(P)H-dependent glycerol-3-phosphate dehydrogenase, yielding MNESPKFAVIGGGSWATAIAKMLCVNLDEIAWYMRSQSAIDHLKTERHNPNYLSSVEFDIKKLKLTNDINEAIAYADYLIFAIPSAFLSKELEKLTVDLKDKVIFSAIKGIVPETFLIVGEHFHKHFDIPYENIGVITGPCHAEEVALERLSYLTIACADAKKAKVVANNLSCHFIKTKISDDIIGTEYAAMLKNIYAIAAGIAHGLGYGDNFQSVIMSNAIREMKKFIRKVHKMKRNINNSAYLGDLLVTGYSVFSRNRMFGNMIGKGYTVQAAQMEMSMVAEGYYAVKSAYKLNQQYKAKTPIIDAVYEILYEGKDAKKVFKKLTDKLD
- the nadD gene encoding nicotinate (nicotinamide) nucleotide adenylyltransferase, translating into MKIGLYFGTFNPIHVGHLIIANHLAEHSDLEQIWMVVTPHNPLKQKNTLLDDYHRLHLVRLATEDYPKIRPSDIEFKLPQPNYTVNTLAHLMEKYPQHEFSLIMGEDNLKSFHKWKNYEYILQNHDIYIYPRLETKGRIDGAISEEAENLELKDHPKIHKIDAPVVEISSTFIRENIKNKKNIRPLLPHNVWEYVDHNNFYRK
- the gmk gene encoding guanylate kinase, whose product is MNKGKLLVFSAPSGSGKTTIVRHLLAQPELNLEFSISAATREPRGEEVHGKDYYFISIEEFKKHIKAEDFIEWEEVYRDNFYGTLKSEVERIWAKGKNVIFDIDVAGGLRIKHKFPQETLAVFVKPPSVDELKRRLKERSTETDEKINMRIAKAHVELATAPQFDTIIKNYDLDVAKAEAYELVKEFVK
- a CDS encoding YicC/YloC family endoribonuclease, yielding MIQSMTGFGKASLQLPTKKITVEIKSLNSKGLDLNTRMPSVFREMELGLRNQLSQRLERGKIDFSLYVEVTGEETSSKINVPIVKGYISQMKAVIPNADETELMKMAVRMPDALKTERDEIDENEWKKIQTVIDDALENIVQFRKDEGVSLEKEFLHRIANIMTLMNNAVAYDAERVETVKTRLRTALDELKENVDENRFEQELIFYLEKYDITEEKVRLENHLNYFIETLAGTEANGRKLGFITQEMGREINTMGSKSNHSEMQKLVVMMKDELEKIKEQVLNVL